ATGGAGCTGTTATAGGAACAGCACTTTCATATAAATTATTTACACTAATGACTAATTTCACAGACTTTCAGTGGGTATTCCCTGGAAAGCAAATTTTAACAGCTGCCCTTGGGGCTATAATCATTTCCCTTGTATCTACCTATCTACCTTTAAGAAAAATAAACAAGGGAAATATAATTGAAAATATTAGAGCGGAGGAATAGAAGCTGCTATAATATACTGAAAGTTACGAAATACATTTTATAGTATTTTGTTCAAAGGATATTAAATATAGGGTATACTATTAATATAAGCAAAAACTATTTAGGATTGAGGAGTGAGAGTAAATGAAAAGAATACCCTATGGCATTTCCAATTTTGAAGTTTTAAGAGGGGAAGATTACCTTTATGTGGATAAAACTTCGTATATAGAATTATTAGATATGTACGCTCCTTATAATTTTTTTATAAGGCCTAGAAGGTTTGGAAAAAGTCTCTTTATATCCATGCTCGAAAATTACTATGATATAAATAAGAAGGATAAATTTGAAGAACTATTTGGGGATTTATATATAGGTAAAAATCCTACGAAAAATAGAAATAAATTTCTTGTTTGGAAAATAAGCTTTGCAGGAGTAGATGCAGGGCATGGGGAAGAAGAATTAAGAAAGAGTTTTAATTTTAAGGTTGCATCAGCGGCTAGGGAATTTTTATATAAATATGGGGAGCTTTTAGGTGAAAATAAATTACCCATTGAAAATATGAGTGCAGAAATGATAGTAGCTCATATAAGCATGCTTAGTAAAATAAATAATAAACAAGTATTTGTTTTAATAGATGAATATGATAACTTTGCCAATGAACTGATTACAGGAGGAAGACAAAGTACTTATAGTAGTATACTTCATGGTGAAGGTTTCGTTAAAGTTTTCTATAAGGCTATAAAAGATGCCACAGCAGACAATTTTAATAGGATATTTATGACTGGTGTAAGTCCTATAATGTTAGATGACTTAACTAGCGGATTTAATATTACCATGAACTATACTTTAGACCAAAATCTTAATGCTATGATGGGTTTCACAAGGGGTGAGCTTTCATGGATAATGGATCAGGTAGGTATAGAAGATGTAGGTCTTAGAGAAAAGATATGTGCTGATATGACTAAGTATTATAATGGATATAAATTTAATAAGAATGGGAAATCAGTTTTTAATCCAGATATGTCTATGTACTTTCTTAACAAATATTTAGCGTATAATGAATATCCAGAAGAAATGATAGACAACAATGTAAAAACGGATTATGGAAAGGTGAATCAATTAGCATATAATTTTAATGACAGAGAAGCTCTAGAGGAAATAATGACCACAGGAGAAACCTCTACTATGCTGGTAGATAGGTTTAATATTCATACTATGTATAGTGTAAAAGAAAACTTTAAGTCATTACTTTTTTATCTTGGTATGCTCACAATAAAAGAGCAGGGACCTCTTGGAACTGTACTTAAGGTGCCAAACTACGTTATAAAAACAATATACTGGGAGCAGTATTTTCAAAGAATAAATGAAGAATATAATATTCAAATACAAAATGTAAGAATAGCTGTCAATGAAATGAGAATGCACGGAGATATAGAGCCTTTAGAAAAACTTCTAAGTGACATACTAGAGGATTTATCCAATAGAGATTTAATTAAAATGGATGAAAAGAATGTAAAGATGATGCTTTTAACTCTTCTAGGTGTAGACAGTACTTATTTTATAAAAAGTGAAGATGAAAATAATAATGGCTATGTGGATATAATGCTTAAAAGAAAGATTCAGTTTAAGGATATAACTAAATTCCAGTGGATTATTGAACTAAAATATATAAAAGAAAGTGAAAGAGATACCTTAGAAATGGTAAAAGAGCAGGGGTTAAAACAACTTCAAAGCTATGTAGAAAGTAAAATGGTTCAAGAAGAACTTGGAGATGAAGATTTAAAGAAAGTATTGATTATTGTGGTAGGTAAAAAGGATATTTATACTGTAGACATATAGAAGTAAAGAAATAGGGGCAGTTAACAAGTTTCATGAAAAATTTGTTAACTGTCCTTTTAATCATAAACTTTTTCCAATATTATATTCTCATCAAAACCACCACGCTCACTTCTTTTATGATAACATTTATCCAAAAGATCCTTTTCAGAATAGCCTAAATTTTTACTAAGGGAAGAACTTTTATGTGAAATCAATGGCTATAATAGAAATACATTCAGATAAACTTATAAAAAGTTAGTATTATATAATAATAAGGATAATTATTATTATATAATTAAGGAATAGAAATATGAGTTTATACAATATTAAGTCAAGATTCATAAAATAATAAACAGAAAGGAATGATGTAAGTGATGATTAACATTAATAATGCTGAGTTATGGTATGAGCTTTTAAAATAGGTTATGGTATTCATTATGTATATGATTTTTTATATAAGTACAGGTTAATTTCTCAAGAGGCTTATGAAAGTAGTTTACAAATTATTGAAGAAAAAAGAAAATTGGTCTTAAAGTCTATGAATGAAGAATCATGGAAATATAATTTTGTATGTATATGGAATAAGGCAGATTCTATAGATGTTAATGATTATACTGCTGAAAAAGATTTTATAGAAAAAACATTTTATGTTAATATTGATTTTAAAACATATATGCCAAAAGAATATATGGAATCCTTTAAAAGGATAGAGAAAAGAATAAAAGAAAAGGAACGAGAAAGTAAAACTATACGAAAAGAAATTAATATTGGTAGAAATGATCCTTGTCCATGCGGCAGCGGCAAAAAATATAAAAAGTGTTGTGGAAAATAGAAAGGAGAGTATATTGTGATAGAACCATCAAAATTAGAACAAGAATTTAAAAAGGTTGAAAAGCAAAATTATGCTTTCAGAGCATATTTAAAAAATCATGCAGATTCGGATGAATTAGATAAGCAATTTTTAGAGCTTCATAATGAATTATTTAAAGATTATGATTGTAGCAAATGTAGAAATTGTTGTAAAGTATATTCAATAACACTTCAAGAAAGTGAAATAGAAGAGGCTACAAAGCTACTTAAAGTTACAAAAAAAGAATTTATGGATAAGTATATGAAAATGACTGTTGATGGATATGAGGTAAAAGAAAAGCCATGTTGTTTTTTAACTGAAAATGGTGCTTGTAAAATTGAAAAGTGTAAACCAGAAGAATGTAGAGAATATCCATTTACAAATAATCCAGATAGATTATTTAGCTTGCTTAGTATAGTTAGTTTTGCAAGTGTTTGCCCTGTAGTTTTTGAAATGCTGGAAAGATTGAAGGAAACTTATGGATTTAGGGGAAGAGGACGTTATTAATTTATATATCTTAAATTATTAAAAAATAGTTTTACTGGAACTGGTGTTGTTGCAGAGGTTATGGGAGAAATATACTATTTGTAACATAGAATAGCTTAATTAAGTAACTGCAATTCGTAATATACAATTTATACACTAATTCTAAAGAAAGATATGTAGTACTGAATTTATATTTAGTTTAGAAATAGAAGATGAAATTATGGCAGAAGGGACCACCAAGCATGCCTTTGTAAACAACGATTTTAGAATTATCAACATTAAAAAGAAAATGCCAGAGTTATGGAGTAAACTAGAAAAACTTTATCAAAAGTAAAGAAATTATTTTGTAAATTAAAAGATAATATATTTATTAAAGTAAATAAGAAAAACTTGTTAAAAATAAAGAAATTCAGTAAAAAAATAGGAGCGGTTAATAAGTTTTATAGAAAATAGACTAAAAGGATATTAATTCTAAATAACAAGACTTATTAACCATCCTTTTTTATACTAAATTTGCATTATTAAAAATCTTTTAAACTTATGTAATTTTAATAGAAAATTTGTGAAAAACAACAAAAAAGAGAAATATATGTTAAAATTGAATTGAAAGGAATTGTGTTTAAAGTAAAGATTTTTAATTATCAATAAGGGAGGTGAGTTCTATGATAATAGGTAATAATCAAAAAATAAGCATTTTTGCAAATCACAATTTTTCTTCTTCACAGAATAAAAAAGATAGTTTAATAGAAGGAATCCAAAAACAAATAGAAAATGTACAAGAACAGATGTGGAAAATATCTGAAAATGAAGGTTTATCAACAGAACAAAAACTAGATATGCAAAAGGATTTAAGAGAGCAGTTAGATGAGCTAAATAAACAGCTAATGGAAAGAAATATGGAAGTACAAAAAGAAGAAAAAGAAAAAAGAGAAAAAGAATCGCAAGAGCAAATGAAGAATAAATCTGTAAAGGACGAATACATAGCAAACGGTAATGAGGGAATAAATTTAATTTCCTTATCTTCATCATTAAAGAAAGTAAGTGCCCAAAATGGTGTAAAGACAAAAATAAAAGGACAAGCAAGAGTATTAGCAAATGAGATTAAAATAGATGAGGGCCGAGGACTTGATGTAACAAACAAAAAAGAAAGATTATCTGAGATTAACTCAAAAATTAAAAGTATCAACAAGCAAATACAAAACTCTATAAAAGATGTAAATGATGAAATCAAAAAAGTTAATGGACAAGCAAAAGAAAAAGGTGAAGTAAAAGAAAATGAAGAAGTAGTAAAAGAAGATAAAAATGAAAAACATAAACAAATAAATGGCAACAAAGTTAAAGAAAATTCTACCGAAATGGAATTAACAAAAAGAGTAAATACTTATGTATAAATAGTGTATGGCGATTATAAAATGACCGCCGCGCCTGTAAAATAGTTATCCTTTTTAAATTTTAATCATAAACTTTTTCCAATATTATATTCTCATCAAAACCACCACGCTCACTTCTTTTATGATAACATTTATCCAAAAGATCCTTTTCAGAATAGCCTAAATTTTTACTAAGGGAAAATATAACTTCCATAATATCTGCTAGCTCTTCTAAGTTCTTATCAGTATGAAATTCTAAAACTTCCTCATCCAGCTTTTTTTCTAAAAGGGATAAAGCTTCATTAGAATCTGCAATGTGAATATCACATTTTCTACCGGAATTTTTGATTATTTCAGGTATTTTATCGCGTACAAGTTTGTTGTATTGTTTCATGAAAAAACCTCCTAAGTAATATATCCTAGGGCTATCTACCGTAATGAGTAAATATTTTAATAAAGTAGGATATAAAAGTAACTACACCCTAAGATTAAGATAAGTAAAAGATATTATCTTTAATTTTAGAACTTTGTTTATATAAAACATTATAATATTAATTTTAGAATAAGAGAAGGCAATTAATAATTTTATTCCATACGAAGAGGTAGCATTTTTGCAAATTGACAATGTGACAACCTTATGATAATATTAAGTTGTTACTTAAAAATTGGAGGGATGAAATGATACAATTCAAAAGTCTTTCAAAGGACTTTAAAACAAAAGAGGTACTTAGGGATATATCCTTAAATATCGAAGAGGGAAAATTAGTTGCCGTCATTGGAGAAAGTGGTTGTGGCAAAACCACATTGCTAAAAATGATAAACGGTCTTATCAAGCCTACATCAGGCAAAATATTCATTAAAGGTCAGGATATTCAGCAGTTGAATGTTATTATGTTACGAAGAAAAGTCGGCTATGTAATTCAGCAAACGGGACTCTTTCCTCACATGACAGTACGTGAGAACATTGAGATTATTCCCAAAGTCCAGAAAAAGGACAAAGATGAGATAGCTAAAAACACATTGAAACTCATGTCTATGGTTGGGCTCAGTGGTGATGAGTTCTTAGATAGATACCCTACGGAATTGAGTGGTGGTCAACAACAGAGAATTGGTGTAGCACGAGCTTTTGCTACAAATCCAGAAATAATATTAATGGATGAACCTTTTTCTGCACTGGATCCTATTACAAAATCTGATTTACAGGATGAACTTGTAGAATTACAATCAAAACTAAAGAAAACTATTGTTTTTGTAACGCATGATATGGATGAGGCAATCAAAATTGCTGATATGATTTGCATTATGAGGGATGGTAAAGTTCTTCAGTATGATACTCCAGAAAATATATTGAAAAATCCAAAAGATGACTTTGTTTCAAACTTTATAGGGAAAAATAGAATATGGGCATCTCCTGAATTTATTAAAGTTGAAGATATTATGATTGAAAAACCTATAATAGCTTCTAAGGAGTTACCAATTTTTAAATGCATAGATAAGATGAAACAGCGAAAGGTGGACAGCTTATTGATTGTTGATTATGACACAAGAGAACTGCGAGGAATTGTGAAAGCCAAGCGTCTACGAAATATTCAAGATAAATCAC
The DNA window shown above is from Haloimpatiens massiliensis and carries:
- a CDS encoding nucleoside triphosphate pyrophosphohydrolase; this translates as MKQYNKLVRDKIPEIIKNSGRKCDIHIADSNEALSLLEKKLDEEVLEFHTDKNLEELADIMEVIFSLSKNLGYSEKDLLDKCYHKRSERGGFDENIILEKVYD
- a CDS encoding ATP-binding protein, whose translation is MKRIPYGISNFEVLRGEDYLYVDKTSYIELLDMYAPYNFFIRPRRFGKSLFISMLENYYDINKKDKFEELFGDLYIGKNPTKNRNKFLVWKISFAGVDAGHGEEELRKSFNFKVASAAREFLYKYGELLGENKLPIENMSAEMIVAHISMLSKINNKQVFVLIDEYDNFANELITGGRQSTYSSILHGEGFVKVFYKAIKDATADNFNRIFMTGVSPIMLDDLTSGFNITMNYTLDQNLNAMMGFTRGELSWIMDQVGIEDVGLREKICADMTKYYNGYKFNKNGKSVFNPDMSMYFLNKYLAYNEYPEEMIDNNVKTDYGKVNQLAYNFNDREALEEIMTTGETSTMLVDRFNIHTMYSVKENFKSLLFYLGMLTIKEQGPLGTVLKVPNYVIKTIYWEQYFQRINEEYNIQIQNVRIAVNEMRMHGDIEPLEKLLSDILEDLSNRDLIKMDEKNVKMMLLTLLGVDSTYFIKSEDENNNGYVDIMLKRKIQFKDITKFQWIIELKYIKESERDTLEMVKEQGLKQLQSYVESKMVQEELGDEDLKKVLIIVVGKKDIYTVDI
- a CDS encoding YkgJ family cysteine cluster protein — its product is MIEPSKLEQEFKKVEKQNYAFRAYLKNHADSDELDKQFLELHNELFKDYDCSKCRNCCKVYSITLQESEIEEATKLLKVTKKEFMDKYMKMTVDGYEVKEKPCCFLTENGACKIEKCKPEECREYPFTNNPDRLFSLLSIVSFASVCPVVFEMLERLKETYGFRGRGRY
- a CDS encoding ABC transporter ATP-binding protein; this encodes MIQFKSLSKDFKTKEVLRDISLNIEEGKLVAVIGESGCGKTTLLKMINGLIKPTSGKIFIKGQDIQQLNVIMLRRKVGYVIQQTGLFPHMTVRENIEIIPKVQKKDKDEIAKNTLKLMSMVGLSGDEFLDRYPTELSGGQQQRIGVARAFATNPEIILMDEPFSALDPITKSDLQDELVELQSKLKKTIVFVTHDMDEAIKIADMICIMRDGKVLQYDTPENILKNPKDDFVSNFIGKNRIWASPEFIKVEDIMIEKPIIASKELPIFKCIDKMKQRKVDSLLIVDYDTRELRGIVKAKRLRNIQDKSQAVSTVMEVSYPNLLPTDTILDALKIFNQYHTSTVPVIDRTHILKGLVTRSSLVTTLSQQYLDVELE
- a CDS encoding SEC-C metal-binding domain-containing protein, which gives rise to MNEESWKYNFVCIWNKADSIDVNDYTAEKDFIEKTFYVNIDFKTYMPKEYMESFKRIEKRIKEKERESKTIRKEINIGRNDPCPCGSGKKYKKCCGK
- a CDS encoding FlxA-like family protein, which codes for MIIGNNQKISIFANHNFSSSQNKKDSLIEGIQKQIENVQEQMWKISENEGLSTEQKLDMQKDLREQLDELNKQLMERNMEVQKEEKEKREKESQEQMKNKSVKDEYIANGNEGINLISLSSSLKKVSAQNGVKTKIKGQARVLANEIKIDEGRGLDVTNKKERLSEINSKIKSINKQIQNSIKDVNDEIKKVNGQAKEKGEVKENEEVVKEDKNEKHKQINGNKVKENSTEMELTKRVNTYV